The proteins below are encoded in one region of Pontibacter deserti:
- a CDS encoding DUF2249 domain-containing protein: MNIAANTKISALIKENPAAIYAIASINKHFEKLRNPVLRKILASRVTIADAARIGGCDIEMFYQKLEPLGFIVGNTANTDTLKQNTMQTPETTTGTQPAYLAQLPEQNILTLDVCEDIATGNDPFLKIMNAVEEIGGNNALLIINTFEPTPLIAILKKKGYSFWTDVKNENLVYTYFWLEQETDEAPQTETIKPAKNSFEDMMSRFAGKVKRIDVRAMEMPQPMVTILGELEVLPADEALYVVHKRVPQFLLPQLEERGFNITIQEVGPNQVDLLIYK; encoded by the coding sequence ATGAACATTGCAGCCAACACCAAAATATCGGCACTGATAAAAGAAAACCCTGCCGCCATATATGCTATTGCAAGTATAAACAAGCACTTTGAGAAGCTTCGAAACCCGGTTTTGCGCAAGATACTGGCATCACGGGTAACTATAGCTGATGCGGCCCGGATCGGAGGTTGCGATATAGAAATGTTTTATCAGAAGCTGGAGCCACTTGGCTTTATAGTTGGCAACACCGCAAACACAGATACTTTAAAACAAAATACGATGCAAACACCTGAAACCACCACTGGCACACAGCCGGCTTATCTGGCACAACTACCGGAGCAAAATATACTTACCCTGGATGTTTGCGAAGATATAGCCACCGGTAACGATCCGTTCCTAAAGATAATGAACGCAGTGGAGGAGATAGGAGGGAACAATGCCTTGCTGATCATCAACACCTTCGAGCCAACACCACTTATCGCCATCCTGAAAAAGAAGGGCTATAGTTTCTGGACGGATGTGAAGAACGAGAACCTGGTTTATACTTACTTCTGGCTTGAACAGGAAACTGACGAAGCTCCACAGACGGAAACTATAAAACCTGCGAAAAACAGCTTTGAAGATATGATGTCCCGCTTTGCCGGTAAGGTAAAACGCATTGATGTGCGTGCTATGGAAATGCCGCAGCCTATGGTAACTATACTTGGTGAACTGGAAGTGTTGCCTGCCGATGAAGCCCTGTATGTGGTGCACAAACGGGTACCGCAGTTCCTATTGCCTCAACTGGAGGAGCGAGGCTTTAACATAACTATACAAGAGGTTGGCCCTAACCAGGTTGACTTACTGATCTATAAATAA
- a CDS encoding hemerythrin domain-containing protein, which produces MKKAITPQKRDKSLVPLSREHHFGLLFCWKLRQGLKNGTDLNLIRAYVRYFWDTILKEHCEEEEWVLKRLLKTDDTVRGRLEEEHRLLHSLVELIEDGSPMNKELFKVLEQDLTDHIRWEERELFPYLQAVAHSDELELVGQLLSHKHDPRMDTFTPEFWTKKAQAE; this is translated from the coding sequence ATGAAAAAGGCAATAACTCCCCAAAAAAGAGATAAAAGTTTAGTTCCACTGTCACGTGAGCACCACTTTGGCCTGCTGTTCTGTTGGAAGCTCCGCCAGGGGCTGAAGAATGGGACCGACCTGAATTTGATCCGTGCGTACGTGCGCTATTTCTGGGATACTATTTTAAAAGAGCACTGCGAAGAAGAAGAATGGGTGCTTAAAAGGCTGCTGAAAACAGATGATACAGTTCGGGGCAGACTGGAAGAAGAGCACAGGTTGCTGCACTCGCTGGTTGAGCTGATTGAAGACGGAAGCCCGATGAACAAAGAGCTGTTTAAAGTGCTGGAGCAGGACCTGACAGACCACATCCGTTGGGAGGAACGCGAGCTGTTCCCGTACCTGCAGGCCGTAGCGCACTCTGATGAACTGGAGCTGGTTGGGCAACTGCTAAGCCATAAACATGATCCGCGCATGGACACTTTTACACCTGAGTTCTGGACAAAAAAAGCGCAAGCCGAATAG